A region of Labeo rohita strain BAU-BD-2019 chromosome 2, IGBB_LRoh.1.0, whole genome shotgun sequence DNA encodes the following proteins:
- the ap1m1 gene encoding AP-1 complex subunit mu-1 encodes MSASAVYVLDLKGKVLICRNYRGDVDMSEIEHFMTLLMDKEEEGTLSPILAHGGVRFMWIKHNNLYLVATSKKNACVSLVFSFLYKIVQVFSEYFKELEEESIRDNFVIIYELLDELMDFGYPQTTDSKILQEYITQEGHKLDTGAPRPPATVTNAVSWRSEGIKYRKNEVFLDVIESVNLLVSANGNVLRSEIVGSIKMRVFLSGMPELRLGLNDKVLFENTGRGKSKSVELEDVKFHQCVRLSRFENDRTISFIPPDGEFELMSYRLNTHVKPLIWIESVIEKHSHSRIEYMIKAKSQFKRRSTANNVEIHIPVPTDADSPKFKTTVGSVKWVPENSEIVWSIKSFPGGKEYLMRAHFGLPSVEAEDKEGKPPISVKFEIPYFTTSGIQVRYLKIIEKSGYQALPWVRYITQNGDYQLRTQ; translated from the exons ATGTCGGCGAGCGCTGTTTATGTGTTAGATCTGAAGGGGAAG gtgcTGATCTGCCGTAATTACCGCGGTGATGTGGACATGTCAGAGATCGAGCATTTTATGACCCTGCTGATGGATAAGGAGGAGGAGGGAACGCTGTCGCCCATCCTGGCTCACGGTGGAGTTCGTTTCATGTGGATTAAACACAACAATCTGTACC TTGTTGCAACGTCCAAAAAGAATGCTTGTGTCTCTCTTGTTTTCTCCTTCCTCTACAAAATTGTTCAG gtTTTCTCTGAATACTTTAAGGAGCTGGAGGAGGAGAGTATCAGAGATAACTTTGTCATAATCTACGAGCTGCTGGATGAACTCATGGACTTTGGATACCCGCAAACGACTGACAGCAAGATCCTTCAGGA ATACATCACGCAGGAAGGTCACAAGTTGGACACGGGTGCTCCACGACCCCCAGCCACGGTCACCAACGCCGTCTCCTGGAGGTCAGAGGGCATCAAGTACAGGAAGAACGAGGTTTTCCTGGACGTCATCGAGTCTGTCAACCTCTTG GTCAGTGCAAATGGTAACGTCCTTCGCAGTGAGATCGTTGGCTCCATTAAGATGAGAGTGTTTCTCTCGGGAATGCCAGAGCTGCGTTTGGGTCTGAATGACAAGGTTCTGTTTGAGAACACTGGCC GTGGTAAGAGTAAATCAGTGGAGTTGGAGGATGTGAAGTTTCATCAGTGTGTGCGTCTGTCTCGATTTGAAAACGATCGAACAATCTCCTTCATCCCTCCAGACGGAGAGTTTGAGCTCATGTCCTACCGCCTCAACACACAT GTGAAGCCGCTGATCTGGATCGAGTCTGTGATTGAGAAGCATTCGCACAGCAGAATTGAGTACATGATCAAA GCCAAGTCTCAGTTTAAGCGCCGCTCCACTGCCAACAACGTGGAGATTCATATTCCAGTCCCGACCGACGCAGACTCGCCCAAGTTTAAGACCACGGTGGGCAGCGTGAAGTGGGTGCCGGAGAACAGCGAGATTGTTTGGTCCATCAAATCTTTCCCT GGAGGTAAGGAGTACCTGATGAGGGCTCATTTCGGGCTGCCCAGTGTTGAGGCGGAGGACAAGGAGGGAAAACCACCAATCAGCGTGAAGTTTGAGATTCCTTATTTCACCACATCTGGAATACAG